In a single window of the Helicobacter felis ATCC 49179 genome:
- a CDS encoding bifunctional proline dehydrogenase/L-glutamate gamma-semialdehyde dehydrogenase, with product MPTQIPSADLIKSALNLATTLQTKISDHLSHEEKSFHNKMQKLLDNPTNKVMLIELLDRSFRCQNNQARFNLIEYTLKKYGIADFFSSFEKFLLMGFLCVGKFTPSMSVPFFVDKIRNNTKAMVLDERSDALKSVIEQREGENITLNINLIGEEVLGESEAAYRMHKYQEAIKSSYIKYISIKITTIFSQIYHIDFAHSKAEVVKRLDTLYALALEQKEQHGVEKFINLDMEEFKDLELTIAAFMESIAKFPISAGIVLQAYIPDSYHHLQTLLAFSKERVLNDLPPIKIRFVKGANMENEETIASLKGWELPTFSSKQDTDSNYNKMLEYVLSDENYKYIHIGIASHNIFEIAYAYTRIHALNDPIALEHFSFEMLEGMSFQASRELKEMHKLILYAPVCDAEHFNNAIAYLVRRLDENTAPDNFMKAFFNLQVGSQAWKDQEDRFLKSLKGIETLDNRTRRTQDRNTTPTGKSTYPNHPFVNESDTDFTLKANREWAQKIVDKTRNAPPIELAPVVGKVWSTQGLKRYDVSDKIMYKKIASVFLADTNAMQEALNLAQKSAFSSLSLHEIHNLLSQVAQKFRERRGELVGLCALEVGKTFAESDAEVSEAIDFLEFYPHSLQTLLEEYPHVSFKPKGVGVVVAPWNFPVGISVGSIASALAGGNCVIYKPSSLSMVVGYRLCECFWDAGIPRDALMYLPCRGADLSAHLLGDPGVRFAILTGSEDTAYEMLKANPTLHLSAETGGKNATIVTKMADREQAVKNIIHSAFGNSGQKCSATSLLILEEEVYEDQNFKKMLVDATKSMSVGDPLDLYNKIGTLASPPSPKVQKALHNLEPHEEWVLKPEFIQDKPHLMKPCIKYGTRPGDYTYSTELFVPLLSVMKAKDLKEAVTLANGTGYGLTGGLESLDEREWEYFQENIQVGNAYINKPTTGAIVLRQPFGGIKKSAVGLGRKVGSYNYALQFVHIEENTPPIPVEGAHLPFIQALEACLDSQESAQIILNLAHNYAHYVSHFNTRHEFVHIRGEENWFSYTKVANVAYRITPQDGLLELFSVLLATAICNIPLTISVDNPPSNPHFKLFSTCIESMQHLFKPTIIYEDLDAFAAKVGDFTRVRYFAPGPDPLYEASSTLGVVLANAKPLYCGRFELLNYHLEKSVSISYHRYGNLGARGLQNKGTHAH from the coding sequence ATGCCAACTCAGATACCCTCTGCCGATCTCATCAAATCTGCCCTCAATCTTGCCACAACCCTGCAAACCAAAATCAGCGATCATCTCAGCCATGAGGAAAAAAGTTTCCACAATAAAATGCAAAAACTTTTAGACAATCCCACAAATAAAGTCATGCTCATTGAGTTGCTAGATCGATCTTTTCGTTGCCAAAACAACCAAGCCCGCTTCAATCTCATTGAGTACACGCTTAAAAAATACGGTATTGCAGATTTCTTTAGTAGTTTTGAAAAATTTCTCCTCATGGGTTTTTTGTGCGTAGGCAAATTCACCCCCTCTATGAGCGTGCCCTTTTTTGTGGATAAAATCCGCAACAACACTAAGGCAATGGTTTTAGATGAAAGGAGCGATGCTCTCAAAAGCGTGATCGAACAACGAGAAGGCGAAAATATCACTCTAAATATCAACCTCATTGGTGAAGAGGTGCTTGGCGAATCAGAAGCGGCCTATCGCATGCACAAATACCAAGAGGCGATCAAATCTAGCTATATCAAATACATCTCTATCAAGATCACCACGATTTTTTCTCAAATTTATCATATTGATTTTGCCCATTCTAAAGCAGAAGTGGTCAAACGCCTAGACACCCTCTATGCCCTAGCCTTAGAGCAAAAAGAACAGCATGGCGTAGAAAAATTTATCAATTTGGATATGGAGGAGTTTAAGGACTTAGAACTCACGATTGCCGCCTTTATGGAGTCTATTGCCAAATTTCCTATCAGTGCCGGGATCGTCTTGCAGGCTTATATCCCGGATTCTTACCACCATCTCCAAACTTTACTCGCCTTTTCTAAAGAAAGGGTACTAAACGATCTGCCTCCTATTAAAATCCGTTTTGTGAAGGGGGCGAATATGGAAAATGAGGAGACGATCGCCTCACTCAAGGGTTGGGAATTGCCCACATTTTCTAGCAAACAAGACACGGACTCTAATTACAATAAAATGTTAGAGTATGTTTTGAGCGATGAGAATTATAAGTATATCCATATTGGCATCGCCTCGCACAATATTTTTGAAATCGCCTATGCCTACACCCGTATCCACGCGCTCAACGATCCTATTGCTTTAGAACATTTTAGTTTTGAGATGTTGGAGGGGATGAGTTTCCAAGCAAGCCGTGAACTCAAAGAGATGCATAAACTTATTCTTTATGCGCCCGTGTGCGATGCGGAGCACTTTAATAACGCGATTGCCTATTTGGTGCGCCGCCTAGATGAAAACACTGCTCCGGATAACTTTATGAAAGCCTTTTTTAATCTACAAGTCGGCTCACAAGCGTGGAAGGATCAAGAAGATCGTTTCTTAAAAAGCTTAAAAGGCATAGAAACCCTAGATAACCGCACCCGCCGCACCCAAGATCGCAACACTACCCCCACAGGCAAAAGCACTTACCCCAATCATCCCTTTGTCAATGAAAGCGACACAGATTTTACTCTCAAGGCTAATCGCGAGTGGGCGCAAAAAATCGTGGATAAAACGCGCAACGCCCCCCCCATTGAACTTGCCCCCGTTGTGGGCAAGGTGTGGTCTACTCAAGGGCTCAAGCGTTACGATGTTTCTGATAAGATCATGTACAAAAAAATCGCCTCTGTGTTTTTGGCCGATACCAACGCTATGCAAGAGGCCCTTAATTTGGCCCAAAAAAGTGCTTTTTCTAGTTTAAGTCTCCATGAAATCCATAACCTTTTAAGCCAAGTGGCTCAAAAATTTAGAGAAAGGCGTGGGGAGCTTGTGGGGTTGTGCGCCTTAGAAGTAGGAAAAACCTTTGCTGAAAGCGATGCGGAGGTGAGCGAGGCGATTGACTTTTTAGAATTTTACCCCCACAGCTTGCAAACCCTCTTAGAAGAATATCCCCATGTGAGTTTCAAACCCAAAGGAGTGGGCGTTGTGGTGGCTCCTTGGAATTTCCCAGTGGGGATTTCTGTAGGCAGTATCGCTAGCGCGTTAGCTGGGGGTAACTGCGTGATCTACAAACCCTCTAGTTTGAGTATGGTCGTGGGGTATCGTTTGTGTGAGTGTTTTTGGGATGCAGGGATACCCAGAGACGCGCTCATGTATTTGCCATGCAGGGGAGCGGATTTGAGCGCGCATCTCTTGGGTGATCCGGGTGTGCGTTTTGCTATTTTAACCGGCTCTGAGGACACGGCTTATGAAATGCTCAAAGCTAACCCTACCTTGCATTTAAGCGCAGAAACGGGGGGTAAAAACGCCACCATTGTTACAAAAATGGCAGATAGAGAACAAGCCGTTAAAAATATCATCCATTCTGCTTTTGGCAATTCTGGACAAAAATGTTCGGCGACTTCTCTACTCATCTTAGAAGAAGAGGTTTATGAGGATCAGAATTTTAAGAAAATGCTCGTGGACGCGACCAAATCTATGAGTGTGGGCGATCCACTGGATCTGTATAACAAGATTGGCACTTTAGCCTCCCCCCCCAGTCCCAAAGTGCAAAAGGCATTGCATAATTTAGAGCCCCATGAGGAATGGGTGCTCAAACCTGAATTTATCCAAGACAAACCTCATCTAATGAAACCCTGTATTAAATACGGCACACGCCCGGGGGATTACACCTATAGCACGGAATTATTTGTGCCCCTGCTCTCCGTGATGAAAGCTAAGGATTTAAAAGAGGCGGTAACTCTAGCCAATGGCACAGGTTATGGCTTGACTGGAGGCTTAGAATCTTTAGATGAGCGCGAATGGGAGTATTTTCAAGAAAATATCCAAGTGGGCAATGCCTATATCAATAAGCCCACCACAGGGGCGATTGTTCTACGCCAACCCTTTGGAGGGATTAAAAAATCTGCAGTGGGCTTAGGGCGCAAGGTGGGTAGTTACAATTACGCCTTGCAATTTGTCCATATTGAAGAAAACACGCCCCCAATTCCTGTAGAGGGGGCACATCTCCCCTTTATCCAAGCCTTAGAGGCCTGCCTAGACTCTCAAGAGAGCGCGCAGATTATTCTTAATCTTGCCCACAATTATGCCCATTATGTTAGTCATTTTAATACGCGCCATGAATTTGTCCACATTAGAGGAGAAGAAAATTGGTTTAGCTACACCAAAGTTGCTAATGTTGCCTACCGCATTACGCCTCAAGATGGTTTATTGGAACTCTTTAGCGTGCTTTTAGCCACAGCTATTTGCAATATTCCTCTAACCATCAGTGTAGATAACCCCCCTAGTAACCCCCATTTTAAACTTTTCTCAACATGCATAGAGAGCATGCAACATCTCTTTAAGCCCACAATAATTTATGAAGATTTGGACGCCTTTGCTGCCAAAGTAGGCGACTTCACACGGGTGCGCTATTTTGCCCCCGGCCCCGATCCTCTCTATGAAGCTAGCAGCACTTTAGGGGTGGTATTGGCCAACGCTAAACCTCTGTATTGTGGGCGTTTTGAGCTGCTTAATTACCATTTAGAAAAATCTGTCAGCATCTCTTACCATCGCTATGGCAATTTGGGCGCGCGGGGTTTACAAAATAAGGGCACGCATGCACATTAG
- a CDS encoding XRE family transcriptional regulator, with product MLKEKLKQLRNANNLTQEELALKCGVSLQSIKRYESEQKSNITLDTLEKLANALNTDLHFFTSTHRKVEDVVMVPYIKDVKAHIRRDKIDDDNSNMTFLPQSKSFLKRHFGIVSTEHLGLLQAMGNSMEPLIKEGDLLLFQNDGSCYEGAVYVIDLGGEYYVKRISKRPEVSLISDNPAYKPIILQSLEEIIILGRVVGVLHTFSL from the coding sequence ATGCTTAAAGAAAAACTTAAACAACTTAGAAATGCCAATAACTTAACACAGGAGGAATTAGCGCTCAAATGTGGTGTGAGTTTGCAAAGCATCAAGCGTTATGAGAGCGAGCAAAAAAGCAACATTACCTTAGATACTTTAGAAAAACTTGCTAATGCCCTCAATACCGATCTGCACTTTTTCACTTCTACGCATCGCAAGGTTGAGGATGTCGTGATGGTGCCCTATATCAAAGATGTCAAAGCTCATATAAGACGGGATAAGATTGATGATGATAATAGTAATATGACCTTTCTACCTCAAAGCAAGTCTTTTCTCAAAAGGCATTTTGGCATTGTTTCCACTGAGCATTTGGGTCTTTTGCAGGCGATGGGCAATTCTATGGAGCCTCTTATTAAAGAGGGGGACCTTTTGCTGTTCCAAAACGATGGCAGTTGCTATGAAGGTGCGGTGTATGTCATAGATTTAGGAGGAGAATACTATGTCAAACGAATCAGCAAGCGACCGGAGGTTTCTTTGATTAGCGATAACCCAGCTTATAAGCCCATTATTCTACAGAGTTTAGAAGAGATTATCATTTTGGGGCGGGTTGTAGGGGTCTTGCACACCTTTAGTCTTTAA
- a CDS encoding chemotaxis response regulator CheY, with the protein MKILVVDDSSTMRRIIKNTLQRLGYEDIMEAEHGVEAWGKLDANDTTGVLITDWNMPEMNGLDLVKKVRSDGRFKDLPIIMITTEGGKAEVITALKAGVNNYIVKPFTPQVLKEKLEVVLGTND; encoded by the coding sequence TTGAAAATTTTAGTTGTGGATGATAGTTCTACCATGAGAAGGATCATTAAAAACACCTTGCAACGCTTGGGCTATGAGGACATTATGGAAGCCGAGCACGGGGTAGAAGCTTGGGGGAAGCTAGATGCTAATGATACCACAGGGGTACTGATCACGGATTGGAATATGCCTGAGATGAATGGCCTGGACCTAGTAAAAAAAGTACGCTCAGATGGGCGTTTTAAGGACCTGCCTATTATCATGATCACCACAGAAGGGGGCAAGGCGGAGGTCATCACAGCCTTAAAGGCGGGCGTGAATAACTACATCGTCAAACCCTTCACGCCCCAAGTGCTTAAAGAAAAATTAGAAGTCGTTTTAGGGACTAATGACTGA
- the prmA gene encoding 50S ribosomal protein L11 methyltransferase, whose protein sequence is MRDIYFKTIVAPTKYPDLFADFLLSTTQEAIEEVSFSALEDMDFDCLGSSDGVPEQAFIVYSSKDPAPLLQSLRSFCKTLTQRTEQKHIGVYHHTSTHDLLDWIKTYQENTTPITCGKFHIVPSWVSTSSDENTIILDPALAFGTGRHESSAMVLEMLSLLPHLKGKLALDVGCGSGILSLALAKLGATVHACDTDMLAITESTKNFAQNGLALDRIWHGSMEQILKPISYDLITINIIPEVIADLYPAVLEVSTEGTLIFLSGILESKKETILEIYTEGFRVLECLNRNEWVCLRLERMEQI, encoded by the coding sequence TTGAGAGATATTTATTTCAAAACCATTGTCGCCCCCACAAAATACCCTGATCTTTTTGCTGACTTCTTGCTCTCTACCACCCAAGAGGCAATTGAAGAAGTGTCTTTCAGCGCGCTTGAAGACATGGATTTTGACTGCTTGGGTAGTTCTGATGGTGTGCCTGAGCAAGCCTTTATTGTTTATTCTAGCAAGGATCCTGCGCCTTTGTTGCAGAGTTTGCGTTCATTTTGCAAGACACTCACCCAAAGAACTGAGCAAAAACATATAGGGGTTTATCACCACACTAGCACCCATGATCTTTTAGATTGGATTAAAACCTATCAGGAGAACACAACCCCTATCACCTGCGGTAAATTCCACATTGTGCCAAGTTGGGTATCGACTTCAAGCGATGAAAATACCATCATTCTTGATCCTGCTCTAGCATTTGGCACGGGAAGACATGAGAGCAGCGCGATGGTATTAGAAATGTTGTCGCTCCTCCCGCATTTGAAAGGCAAGTTAGCCTTAGATGTGGGTTGTGGGAGTGGAATTTTAAGTTTAGCATTAGCGAAACTGGGAGCAACAGTCCACGCGTGCGATACAGATATGTTGGCCATTACAGAAAGCACTAAGAATTTTGCCCAAAATGGATTGGCCCTAGATCGTATTTGGCATGGCTCTATGGAGCAAATTCTCAAACCCATCTCCTATGATTTGATCACCATCAATATTATTCCTGAGGTGATCGCAGACCTCTATCCGGCAGTGTTAGAAGTCAGCACTGAAGGGACGCTAATCTTTTTATCTGGAATTTTAGAATCTAAAAAGGAAACAATTTTAGAAATTTATACAGAGGGCTTTAGAGTGTTAGAATGCCTGAATCGGAACGAGTGGGTGTGTCTACGCCTAGAGCGCATGGAACAAATATAA
- the ftsH gene encoding ATP-dependent zinc metalloprotease FtsH: MDNNHKGPNDPNSKKPLLQNPLLLIAIFGIIIFVAMRVMNSDEGFGDRFLSTSTKNISYHEMKELIEKKEVDSVSIGQTLIKAISKEGNNKTIYVAKRVPDLSLVPLLDSQKINYSGFSESNFFADILGWLLPVLVILGLWMFMASRMQKNMGGGIFGMGSSKKLINAEKPKVRFNDMAGNEEAKEEVVEIVDFLKYPDRYASLGAKIPKGVLLVGPPGTGKTLLAKAVAGEASVPFFSMGGSSFIEMFVGLGASRVRDLFDIAKKEAPSIIFIDEIDAIGKSRAAGGMISGNDEREQTLNQLLAEMDGFGSENAPVIVLAATNRPEILDPALLRPGRFDRQVLVDKPDFKGRVEILKVHIKPVKLANDVDLQEIAKLTAGLAGADLANIINEAALLAGRNNQKEVKQQHLKEAVERGIAGLEKKSRRISPKEKKIVAYHESGHAVISEMTKGSARVNKVSIIPRGMAALGYTLNTPEENKYLMQKHELIAEIDVLLGGRAAEDVFLQEISTGASNDLERATDIIKGMVSYYGMSDVSGLMVLEKQRNSFLGGGFGSGREFSEKMAEEMDSFIKNLLEERYVHVKQTLSDYKDAIEVMVNELFEKEVITGERVREIISEYEVSHNLQTRLVPLEEHAS, encoded by the coding sequence ATGGACAATAATCACAAGGGTCCAAACGACCCCAATTCTAAAAAGCCTCTTTTGCAAAATCCTCTACTCCTGATTGCTATTTTTGGGATTATTATTTTTGTTGCGATGCGGGTGATGAACTCAGATGAGGGTTTTGGTGATCGCTTTCTCTCTACGAGCACCAAGAACATTAGTTATCACGAGATGAAAGAACTCATTGAGAAAAAAGAAGTAGATAGCGTGAGCATTGGGCAAACCCTTATTAAGGCTATCAGTAAGGAGGGCAATAATAAAACTATTTATGTAGCTAAACGCGTGCCCGATCTTTCCTTAGTGCCCCTCTTGGATAGCCAAAAGATCAACTATTCAGGCTTTAGCGAGTCCAATTTCTTTGCCGATATTTTGGGCTGGCTCTTGCCCGTTTTGGTGATTTTGGGCTTATGGATGTTCATGGCAAGCCGGATGCAAAAAAACATGGGTGGGGGGATTTTTGGCATGGGTAGTTCTAAAAAGCTCATCAATGCTGAAAAGCCCAAAGTGCGCTTCAATGACATGGCAGGCAATGAAGAGGCTAAAGAAGAAGTTGTAGAGATTGTGGATTTTCTCAAATACCCCGACCGCTATGCCTCTTTGGGGGCAAAAATTCCTAAGGGCGTGCTTTTGGTGGGACCTCCCGGGACCGGTAAAACCTTGCTAGCCAAAGCCGTAGCCGGCGAGGCGAGCGTGCCTTTCTTTTCTATGGGCGGGAGTAGTTTTATTGAAATGTTTGTAGGTCTAGGGGCTAGTCGCGTGCGCGATCTCTTTGACATTGCCAAAAAAGAAGCTCCTAGCATTATTTTCATCGATGAAATCGATGCCATTGGCAAGAGTCGCGCGGCTGGGGGGATGATTAGTGGGAATGACGAGCGCGAACAAACCCTAAACCAGCTTTTAGCTGAAATGGATGGCTTTGGTTCAGAAAACGCCCCCGTGATTGTGCTAGCCGCTACCAACCGCCCTGAGATTTTAGACCCTGCATTGCTTAGACCGGGGCGTTTTGATCGCCAAGTTTTGGTTGATAAGCCCGATTTTAAGGGGCGGGTAGAAATTTTAAAGGTGCATATCAAGCCCGTGAAATTGGCTAATGATGTGGATTTACAAGAAATCGCCAAACTCACCGCCGGGCTAGCCGGGGCGGATTTAGCTAATATCATCAATGAGGCTGCGTTACTAGCGGGGCGCAATAATCAAAAAGAAGTCAAACAACAGCATTTAAAAGAAGCGGTCGAGCGGGGCATTGCGGGCTTGGAGAAAAAGAGTCGGCGCATTTCTCCCAAAGAGAAAAAGATTGTCGCTTACCATGAGAGCGGGCATGCGGTCATCTCTGAGATGACTAAGGGCTCGGCACGGGTCAATAAAGTTTCTATCATTCCTAGAGGGATGGCAGCACTAGGTTATACTCTCAACACCCCCGAAGAGAACAAATACCTCATGCAAAAACACGAACTCATCGCTGAAATCGATGTTTTATTGGGCGGACGCGCAGCAGAAGATGTCTTTTTGCAAGAGATCTCTACGGGAGCGAGCAATGATTTGGAGCGCGCTACAGACATTATCAAGGGCATGGTGAGCTACTATGGCATGAGCGATGTGAGTGGGTTGATGGTGCTAGAAAAACAACGCAATTCGTTTTTGGGCGGGGGCTTTGGAAGCGGACGCGAGTTTAGCGAAAAAATGGCTGAAGAGATGGACTCGTTTATTAAAAATCTCTTAGAAGAACGCTATGTCCATGTCAAGCAGACCTTGAGCGACTATAAGGACGCGATCGAGGTGATGGTGAACGAACTCTTTGAAAAAGAGGTGATCACGGGCGAGCGCGTGCGTGAGATCATCAGCGAATATGAAGTTAGTCATAATTTGCAAACGCGCTTAGTGCCCCTGGAAGAGCACGCTAGCTAG
- the pssA gene encoding CDP-diacylglycerol--serine O-phosphatidyltransferase — MKPLYLFPNLFTASSIFLGVMAMLYASHGEFIMACWLVVGSLVLDGLDGRIARLTNTTSKFGLEFDSLADVVAFGVAPSLIAYFYVGHLYGRLGMAACALFVIFGAIRLARFNVTTQTTDPYSFIGIPIPSAAVLVVLGVLIDTKYSILHAGWGKFFLVYIVFLGVMMVSNVRYPNFKKVRWNLKLFVLLVFFLLLLFVRPLEVLGTFMFCYLFYGIIRWFFLMTKIIFKHNPK, encoded by the coding sequence GTGAAACCGCTCTACCTCTTCCCCAATCTTTTCACGGCGAGTAGTATTTTTTTGGGCGTGATGGCGATGCTTTACGCTTCGCATGGGGAATTTATTATGGCATGTTGGCTGGTCGTAGGCAGTTTGGTGTTAGATGGGTTGGATGGGCGCATCGCAAGACTGACCAACACTACGAGCAAATTTGGCTTGGAATTTGACTCTTTGGCCGATGTGGTCGCTTTTGGGGTCGCACCAAGCCTCATTGCTTATTTTTATGTGGGGCATCTTTACGGGCGTTTGGGCATGGCAGCTTGTGCGCTCTTTGTGATTTTTGGAGCGATCCGCCTAGCGCGCTTTAATGTAACCACGCAGACCACAGACCCCTATTCTTTTATCGGTATTCCCATTCCTAGCGCGGCGGTGTTAGTGGTGCTAGGGGTGCTTATTGACACCAAATACAGCATTTTGCACGCAGGATGGGGCAAATTCTTTTTGGTTTATATCGTCTTTTTGGGTGTGATGATGGTGAGCAATGTCCGTTATCCTAACTTTAAAAAAGTGCGCTGGAATTTAAAACTCTTTGTTTTGCTTGTCTTTTTCTTGCTCCTGCTCTTTGTGCGCCCACTAGAAGTTTTAGGCACTTTCATGTTCTGTTACCTGTTTTATGGGATTATCCGCTGGTTTTTCTTGATGACTAAGATCATCTTTAAACATAATCCTAAATGA
- the copA gene encoding copper-translocating P-type ATPase CopA — translation MTKAQFYIEGMTCSACSSGIERALGRKKFVQEVGVDLISKKAFVVYDENQASLEDVFKQIEKLGYQPRVATDTPNTFLNPSFLTPNVKLALVLLGTLGVLALSMFAPLLPLPSFLKNPFINGIVQLVLSLMVMHMGRNFYVHGFKALWARQPNMDSLIALGTSAALLYSLVLLFRAYTHAPIEGYYFESVCVILLFVMAGKRVEENSKDKALEAMQSLMRHQSLNALKIENGQSVEVPLESLQKGDILQILPGSYIPVDGVLFKGEAEVDESMLSGESLPVYKKEGMDLFAGTLNTTTTFQMRATHTKAQSTLAKILTLIAKAQGSKAPIARLADKVAGVFVPIVIGIASIAFLVWLVLGDFTRALEVFIAILVISCPCALGLATPMALLVAQKEASLLGLFFKDAVSLEKAKNVNHVIFDKTGTLTLGTPLVQEVRVAEGVDRLELLTLCASLEAQSEHVIAKGIVAHAKEQGIALQEVQEVQAKPGFGIKGVVGDQIIKAGNLEFFNLPNPFGTLEGIQVFVGTETQILGVVVLADSLKEGSKEAISELKALGVKTTLLSGDNLENVRALATQLGIQDYHAQAKPEDKLKVIQELKAQGKVVMMVGDGVNDAPSLALSDVGVVMAKGSDASLEVADVVSFNNDIQSVVSAMKLSALTIANIKQNLFWAFCYNSIAIPLACGVAYKLGIMFNPMLASLAMSLSSVSVVLNAQRLRGAHFKIRGSHENRHSS, via the coding sequence ATGACCAAAGCACAATTTTACATAGAGGGCATGACTTGTAGCGCGTGCTCTAGTGGTATTGAACGCGCTTTGGGGCGTAAAAAATTTGTCCAAGAGGTGGGAGTAGACCTCATTAGTAAAAAAGCCTTTGTTGTTTATGATGAAAATCAAGCTAGCCTAGAGGATGTGTTTAAGCAAATTGAAAAGTTAGGTTACCAACCTCGCGTAGCTACAGACACACCCAACACGTTTTTAAACCCTTCTTTTTTAACCCCAAATGTCAAACTAGCTTTGGTTTTATTGGGCACTCTAGGCGTGTTAGCTCTTTCCATGTTTGCTCCTCTATTGCCCCTGCCCTCCTTTTTAAAAAATCCCTTTATTAATGGCATTGTGCAACTTGTGTTAAGCCTGATGGTTATGCACATGGGGCGCAATTTCTATGTGCATGGCTTCAAGGCATTATGGGCGCGCCAACCCAATATGGACAGCCTCATTGCCTTAGGCACAAGTGCAGCCTTGCTGTATAGTCTTGTCTTGCTTTTTAGGGCCTACACACACGCGCCCATAGAGGGGTATTATTTTGAGAGTGTGTGCGTGATCTTGCTCTTTGTGATGGCGGGCAAGCGCGTGGAGGAAAATTCTAAAGACAAAGCCCTAGAGGCGATGCAAAGCTTAATGCGCCACCAAAGCCTCAACGCGCTTAAAATAGAAAATGGGCAGAGTGTAGAAGTGCCCCTTGAGAGTTTGCAAAAGGGAGATATTTTACAGATTTTGCCCGGAAGTTATATTCCTGTAGATGGCGTGCTTTTTAAAGGGGAGGCTGAAGTGGATGAATCTATGCTCAGTGGAGAGAGTCTGCCCGTGTATAAAAAAGAGGGAATGGATTTATTTGCGGGCACTCTTAACACCACGACCACCTTTCAGATGCGCGCCACACACACAAAAGCTCAAAGCACTTTAGCCAAAATTTTAACCCTCATTGCCAAAGCTCAGGGTTCTAAAGCCCCCATCGCGCGCTTGGCTGACAAAGTAGCCGGAGTTTTTGTGCCCATAGTCATAGGCATTGCTAGCATAGCTTTTTTGGTGTGGTTAGTTCTAGGGGATTTTACACGCGCCTTAGAAGTGTTTATTGCCATCTTAGTGATTTCTTGCCCCTGTGCTTTGGGGCTAGCTACCCCGATGGCTTTGCTAGTTGCTCAAAAAGAGGCGAGTTTATTAGGATTATTTTTTAAAGACGCGGTGAGTTTGGAAAAGGCTAAAAATGTCAATCATGTCATCTTTGATAAGACTGGCACTCTCACTTTAGGCACGCCTCTTGTGCAAGAGGTGCGCGTTGCAGAAGGGGTTGACAGACTAGAGTTATTAACCTTGTGCGCAAGCTTGGAGGCACAAAGCGAGCATGTTATTGCTAAGGGCATTGTAGCCCATGCTAAAGAACAAGGAATCGCTTTGCAAGAGGTGCAAGAAGTGCAGGCTAAACCCGGCTTTGGGATTAAGGGGGTGGTTGGTGATCAGATCATCAAAGCGGGGAATTTGGAGTTTTTTAATCTGCCAAATCCTTTTGGGACTTTAGAGGGTATTCAGGTCTTTGTGGGCACAGAAACACAGATTTTAGGCGTGGTGGTGTTGGCAGATAGTCTTAAAGAGGGGAGCAAAGAAGCTATCTCTGAACTCAAGGCTTTAGGAGTCAAAACCACTCTTTTAAGTGGCGATAATCTAGAAAATGTGCGCGCTCTTGCCACACAGCTAGGCATTCAAGACTACCACGCACAAGCTAAACCGGAGGACAAATTAAAGGTCATTCAAGAGCTTAAGGCGCAGGGGAAAGTGGTGATGATGGTCGGAGATGGAGTTAATGACGCGCCTAGCTTGGCTTTAAGCGATGTGGGGGTGGTGATGGCTAAGGGGAGCGATGCGAGCTTAGAGGTGGCCGATGTGGTGAGTTTTAATAATGACATCCAATCGGTGGTGAGTGCGATGAAACTTAGCGCGCTCACAATCGCCAATATTAAACAAAATCTCTTTTGGGCATTTTGCTATAATAGCATAGCAATTCCGCTAGCCTGCGGAGTGGCTTACAAGTTGGGCATTATGTTTAATCCCATGTTGGCGAGTTTGGCCATGAGTTTGAGCAGTGTGAGCGTGGTGCTCAACGCCCAAAGGCTCAGGGGAGCGCATTTTAAAATTAGGGGATCGCATGAAAATAGACATTCCAGTTAA
- the copP gene encoding copper-binding metallochaperone CopP yields MKIDIPVKGMTCQHCVDKIEKFVGELEGVSYIGVDLDKQSVQVEFSAPASAEAIEEAILDAGYELG; encoded by the coding sequence ATGAAAATAGACATTCCAGTTAAGGGCATGACCTGCCAGCATTGTGTGGATAAGATTGAAAAGTTTGTCGGAGAGTTGGAAGGGGTGAGTTATATTGGAGTGGATTTAGACAAGCAAAGCGTGCAAGTAGAATTTAGCGCGCCTGCTAGTGCAGAGGCGATTGAAGAGGCGATTTTAGACGCGGGCTATGAATTAGGCTAA